From one Catharus ustulatus isolate bCatUst1 chromosome 1, bCatUst1.pri.v2, whole genome shotgun sequence genomic stretch:
- the USP14 gene encoding ubiquitin carboxyl-terminal hydrolase 14, whose protein sequence is MPLFSVNVKWGKEKFDGVELNTDEPPMVFKAQLFALTGVQPARQKVMVKGGTLKDDDWGNLKIKNGMTLLMMGSADALPEEPIARPVFVEDMTEEQLASAMELPCGLTNLGNTCYMNATVQCIRSVPEVKEALKRYGGALRASGEMASAQYITAALRDLFDSMDKTSSSIPPIILLQFLHMAFPQFAEKGDQGQYLQQDANECWVQMMRVLQQKLEGIEGDTVMETDSGATAASSKKKSLIDQFFSIEFETAMKCTEAEEEEVTKGKENLLQLSCFINQEVKYLFTGLKLRLQEEITKLSPTLQRNALYIKSSKISRLPAYLTIQMVRFFYKEKESVNAKVLKDVKFPLMLDVYELCTPDLQEKMVSYRSKFKDLEDKKVNQQPKNSSKSDGAQKEVKYEPFSFPDDIGSNNCGYYDLQAVLTHQGRSSSSGHYVSWVKRKQDEWIKFDDDKVSIVTPEDILRLSGGGDWHIAYVLLYGPRRIEVVEEEAEQ, encoded by the exons ATGCCGCTCTTCTCAG TTAACGTGaagtggggaaaagagaaattcgATGGCGTGGAGCTGAACACTGACGAACCTCCAATGGTCTTCAAAGCCCAGTTATTTGCACTGACGGGAGTTCAACCAGCTAGACAAAAGGTTATGGTTAAAGGAGGAACTCTGAAG GATGATGACTGGGGGaacctaaaaataaagaat GGGATGACCTTACTAATGATGGGTTCTGCAGACGCGCTTCCAGAGGAGCCGATCGCCCGGCCTGTCTTCGTGGAGGACATGACAGAGGAGCAGTTGGCTTCGGCT ATGGAATTGCCCTGTGGATTGACAAACCTTGGCAACACTTGCTACATGAATGCTACGGTTCAGTGTATCCGCTCAGTGCCAGAAGTGAAAGAGGCCCTTAAAAG GTATGGTGGTGCCTTAAGAGCTTCAGGAGAAATGGCCTCTGCTCAATACATTACTGCAG CTCTTAGAGACTTGTTTGATTCCATGGATAAAACTTCCTCCAGTATCCCACCTATCATTCTCCTGCAGTTTTTACATATGGCCTTCCCACAGTTTGCAGAGAAAGGTGATCAAGGCCAGTACCTTCAACAG GATGCCAATGAGTGCTGGGTGCAGATGATGAGGGTACTACAGCAGAAGCTGGAGGGTATAGAAGGTGATACAGTCATGGAG ACAGACTCTGGAGCTACAGCAGCATCCTCTAAAAAGAAGAGTTTAATCGATCAATTCTTCAGCATTGAATTTGAAACAGC CATGAAATGTACAGAAGCCGAAGAAGAAGAAGTAACTAAAGGAAAGGAGAATCTCCTTCAGCTTAGCTGCTTTATCAATCAAGAAGTGAAATACCTGTTTACAGGACTAAAATTG CGTCTTCAGGAGGAAATCACCAAACTCTCTCCAACGCTGCAGAGAAATGCACTCTATATCAAATCT tcCAAAATTAGTCGCTTGCCAGCGTACCTGACTATTCAGATGGTTAGATTTTTTTACAAAGAGAAAGAATCTGTGAATGCAAAAGTTCTTAAG GATGTCAAATTTCCTCTTATGTTGGATGTGTATGAGCTGTGCACGCCAGacctgcaggaaaaaatggTTTCTTATCGATCAAAATTCAAAGATTTAGAAGACAAAAAAGTAAATCAACAGCCAAAGAAT TCTAGTAAAAGTGATGGTGCACAGAAAGAAGTTAAATATgaaccattttcttttcctgatg aTATTGGTTCTAACAATTGCGGCTATTACGACCTGCAGGCAGTGCTAACTCATCAAGGCAGATCAAGTTCCTCTGGGCATTATGTGTCTTGGGTTAAAAGgaaacaag ATGAATGGATTAAATTTGATGATGACAAAGTCAGCATTGTTACACCTGAAGACATTCTGAGGTTATCTGGGGGTGGAGACTGGCATATAGCTTATGTTCTACTCTACGGGCCTCGCAGAATTGAAGTTGTTGAAGAAGAAGCTGAACAATAG